A portion of the Edaphobacter lichenicola genome contains these proteins:
- the ubiE gene encoding bifunctional demethylmenaquinone methyltransferase/2-methoxy-6-polyprenyl-1,4-benzoquinol methylase UbiE gives MTLETKPEHERSTGARPAGITTEQDAAANVQQMFDTIAPAYDRANHLLSAGIDRTWWTRTARLFQPILQHPEAVTLDLCCGTGDMTMALLKHRPTTPGAAPILAVDFSHQMLSLGMKKFAAHNVVPIEADALHLPIADASIDLVTSAFGFRNLANYHEGLTEILRVLRPGGQLGILECNQPEGLTGALYNIYFKSILPRLGGLITGNERAYSYLNASVERFPRPPRMLQLLKSAGFTNATWTSYTFGVVGLYHATKP, from the coding sequence GTGACACTCGAAACCAAACCCGAACACGAACGCTCCACCGGAGCCCGCCCCGCCGGCATCACCACCGAGCAGGACGCCGCAGCAAACGTCCAGCAGATGTTCGACACCATCGCGCCCGCATACGACCGCGCCAACCACCTCCTCTCCGCCGGCATCGACCGCACCTGGTGGACTCGCACCGCCCGCCTCTTCCAACCAATCCTCCAGCATCCCGAAGCCGTCACCCTCGACCTCTGCTGCGGCACCGGCGACATGACGATGGCGCTCCTCAAACATCGCCCCACAACCCCCGGCGCCGCACCCATCCTGGCCGTAGACTTCTCCCACCAGATGCTCTCGCTAGGCATGAAGAAATTCGCGGCCCACAACGTAGTCCCCATAGAAGCCGACGCCCTCCACCTCCCCATCGCCGACGCATCCATCGACCTCGTCACCTCCGCCTTCGGCTTCCGCAACCTCGCCAACTACCACGAAGGCCTCACCGAGATCCTCCGCGTCCTCCGCCCCGGCGGCCAGCTCGGCATACTCGAGTGCAATCAGCCCGAAGGCCTCACCGGCGCGCTCTACAACATCTACTTCAAATCCATCCTGCCCCGTCTCGGCGGCCTCATCACCGGCAACGAACGCGCCTACAGCTACCTCAACGCCTCCGTCGAACGCTTCCCCCGCCCACCCCGCATGCTCCAGCTCCTCAAGAGCGCAGGCTTCACCAACGCCACCTGGACGAGCTACACCTTCGGCGTCGTCGGCCTCTACCACGCCACCAAACCCTAA
- a CDS encoding barstar family protein yields MAAFTEDEVGKTLDWEILLYGSISMYRNRKYLDDDLQWLRLRGYRVYSIDCKAWKSEAAMLESFGEVLSFPAYYGRNFNALRDCLGDVEVPDESGLVIVLDSYDWYTRNVGLAGKTVLGILAECSRHFLLRGRRFITLVQSDDPLMAFEGLAGVSTHWNRREWLNKDRGL; encoded by the coding sequence ATGGCTGCTTTCACGGAAGACGAAGTAGGCAAGACTTTAGATTGGGAGATTCTCCTCTATGGAAGTATCTCCATGTACCGAAATCGCAAGTATCTAGATGATGATCTGCAATGGCTGCGACTTCGCGGCTATCGCGTTTATAGCATCGATTGCAAGGCTTGGAAATCTGAAGCCGCGATGCTTGAGAGTTTTGGAGAGGTTCTTTCCTTTCCAGCTTATTACGGACGAAATTTCAACGCGCTTAGAGACTGCCTTGGGGATGTTGAGGTTCCCGATGAGAGTGGCTTAGTGATTGTCCTCGATTCTTATGACTGGTACACGAGGAACGTGGGGTTAGCGGGAAAGACTGTACTCGGCATTCTTGCTGAATGCTCCCGCCACTTTCTCCTCCGTGGACGACGGTTCATCACGCTGGTTCAATCGGACGATCCGTTGATGGCCTTCGAAGGGCTAGCAGGTGTTTCGACGCATTGGAACAGGCGCGAATGGCTAAATAAGGATCGCGGGCTCTAG
- the aroB gene encoding 3-dehydroquinate synthase — protein MRYDKKTVPVIPVNTPSASYHATIAPGLLRTLSPRLSKLNPGKPFRPFVITSPNIWALWSKPFLASFKDKEPPTVLFHPPGERHKRLASVESLAQQLATAGADRDALLLAFGGGVIGDITGFLAAIYMRGIRYVQIPTTLLAQVDSSIGGKTGVNLAAGKNLIGSFHHPQAVFADTDLLRTLPPAELRAGLQESIKAGIIYDTRLFRYMEQNAEAILDTSNTKKNADTKALTKVVAASVRVKADVVSKDEKESGLRMILNFGHTIGHAIEAATNYKQLLHGEAVAWGSIAALSVARARNTLSEKDANRIANLILRYGPLPTFKATAEKLVALTARDKKNRSGIRSFILPTAIGKVEIVRDVTEPELLAATQSMLTLMRK, from the coding sequence ATGCGCTACGATAAAAAGACAGTGCCCGTCATCCCCGTCAACACGCCCTCCGCAAGCTACCACGCCACCATCGCCCCCGGCCTCCTACGCACGCTTTCTCCGCGCCTTAGCAAACTCAACCCCGGCAAGCCCTTCCGCCCCTTCGTCATTACCTCACCCAACATCTGGGCCCTCTGGTCAAAACCCTTCCTGGCATCCTTCAAAGACAAAGAACCCCCAACCGTCCTCTTCCACCCCCCAGGCGAGCGCCACAAGCGCCTCGCCAGCGTCGAATCCCTGGCCCAACAACTTGCCACCGCCGGAGCCGACCGCGACGCTCTCCTCCTCGCCTTCGGTGGCGGCGTCATCGGCGACATCACCGGATTCCTCGCCGCCATCTACATGCGCGGCATCCGCTACGTCCAGATCCCCACTACCCTCCTCGCCCAGGTCGACTCCTCCATCGGCGGCAAGACCGGCGTCAACCTCGCCGCAGGCAAAAACCTCATCGGCAGCTTTCACCACCCACAAGCCGTCTTCGCCGACACCGACCTCCTCCGCACCCTCCCCCCCGCCGAACTCCGCGCCGGATTACAGGAATCCATCAAGGCAGGCATAATCTACGACACCAGACTCTTCCGCTACATGGAGCAAAACGCCGAAGCCATCCTGGACACAAGCAACACAAAAAAGAACGCCGACACCAAAGCGCTGACGAAAGTAGTAGCCGCCTCCGTCCGCGTCAAAGCCGACGTCGTCAGCAAAGACGAAAAAGAGTCCGGCCTCCGCATGATCCTGAACTTCGGTCACACCATCGGCCACGCCATCGAAGCCGCCACCAACTACAAGCAGCTCCTCCACGGCGAAGCCGTAGCCTGGGGCAGCATCGCGGCACTCAGCGTAGCCCGCGCCCGCAACACCCTCAGCGAAAAAGACGCGAACCGCATCGCAAACTTGATCCTCCGCTACGGCCCACTGCCGACCTTCAAAGCCACCGCCGAAAAACTAGTAGCCCTCACCGCTCGCGACAAGAAAAACCGCAGCGGCATACGCTCCTTCATCCTCCCCACCGCCATCGGCAAAGTAGAAATCGTCCGCGACGTCACCGAACCCGAGCTCCTGGCCGCCACGCAATCCATGCTCACCCTCATGCGCAAATAG
- the nadB gene encoding L-aspartate oxidase, which produces MERVDFLVVGAGIAGLSAAIRLAEVGTVLVVTKEELAESNTAYAQGGIAVAMGGDEDVALHLEDTMAAGDGLVNRGAAAVLVSQGPRRVEELLEWGTAFDRHPAAEGGELMRTREGAHSLSRILHANGDATGREIAVSLLRHVREGGVRKGSIELMEWTTSVDLIVEGGRVVGATLLDGEGGLRVVQARAVLLASGGAGQVYSDTTNPAVATGDGIAMAYRAGAAVSDMEFYQFHPTAFTAEGAPRFLMSEALRGEGALLVNAAGERFMERYHPLLELAPRDVVARAITREGMDGPVYLDMRHMKKDLKARFPGISGFLAGYGLELGRDLIPVRPAAHYLMGGVKTDVQGRTSLPGLYAAGEVACTGVHGANRLASNSLLEGLVFGALAAETMLAESQVAKDELVAAPVAGSPAGVTSEAATERWIRELRELMWKYAGLLRDADGLRQATRGLDALAATMPKGLFRRAVEARNLHVVAELIVASALGREESRGAHYRNDFPLRDAVGKHSVMQRGRLEFAA; this is translated from the coding sequence ATGGAACGGGTTGATTTTTTGGTAGTTGGGGCTGGGATTGCAGGGTTGAGCGCAGCGATTCGATTGGCAGAGGTGGGAACAGTTCTGGTGGTGACCAAGGAGGAGTTGGCGGAGTCGAATACGGCTTATGCACAGGGCGGGATCGCGGTGGCGATGGGTGGCGACGAGGATGTTGCACTGCATTTGGAAGACACGATGGCAGCCGGGGATGGGCTGGTGAATCGTGGGGCTGCGGCGGTGTTGGTGTCGCAGGGGCCGCGCAGGGTGGAAGAGTTGTTGGAGTGGGGGACGGCTTTTGATCGGCATCCGGCTGCAGAGGGGGGCGAGCTGATGCGGACGCGCGAGGGGGCGCATAGCCTGTCTCGGATTCTTCATGCGAATGGCGATGCAACGGGGCGGGAGATTGCGGTATCGCTGCTGCGGCATGTGCGGGAGGGGGGAGTTCGTAAGGGGTCAATAGAGTTGATGGAGTGGACTACGAGTGTGGACTTGATTGTGGAGGGAGGACGCGTGGTGGGGGCTACGCTGCTGGACGGAGAAGGTGGATTGCGGGTGGTGCAGGCGCGGGCGGTGTTGCTGGCTAGCGGCGGAGCCGGACAGGTTTATAGCGATACGACGAATCCCGCGGTGGCGACGGGGGATGGGATTGCGATGGCTTATCGGGCGGGAGCGGCGGTGAGCGATATGGAGTTTTACCAGTTTCATCCGACGGCGTTTACTGCGGAGGGAGCGCCGCGGTTTTTGATGAGTGAGGCGCTGCGGGGGGAGGGTGCGTTGCTGGTGAATGCGGCGGGAGAGCGGTTTATGGAGAGGTACCATCCGCTGCTAGAGCTTGCGCCGCGTGATGTGGTAGCGAGGGCGATTACGCGGGAGGGAATGGATGGCCCGGTGTATCTGGATATGCGGCATATGAAGAAGGATTTGAAGGCGAGGTTTCCGGGGATCTCAGGATTTTTGGCGGGGTATGGGCTGGAGTTGGGGAGAGATTTGATTCCGGTGCGGCCTGCGGCGCACTACCTGATGGGTGGGGTGAAGACGGATGTGCAGGGAAGGACTTCGCTGCCGGGGCTGTATGCGGCGGGTGAGGTGGCTTGCACGGGAGTGCATGGAGCAAATCGGTTGGCGAGTAATTCGCTGCTGGAGGGGCTGGTGTTTGGGGCGTTGGCGGCGGAGACGATGTTGGCCGAGTCTCAAGTGGCAAAGGACGAGTTGGTTGCTGCGCCGGTGGCGGGTAGCCCTGCGGGCGTGACCTCTGAGGCGGCTACTGAGAGGTGGATTCGGGAGTTACGAGAGTTGATGTGGAAGTACGCTGGGTTGCTGCGCGATGCGGATGGTTTGCGACAGGCTACGCGCGGACTGGATGCGCTGGCTGCGACGATGCCGAAGGGGCTGTTTCGGCGGGCCGTGGAGGCGCGGAATCTGCATGTGGTGGCTGAGTTGATTGTGGCTTCGGCGTTGGGACGTGAAGAGAGCCGTGGAGCGCACTACCGGAACGATTTTCCGCTGCGTGATGCGGTCGGGAAGCATTCGGTGATGCAGAGAGGGAGGCTGGAGTTTGCGGCGTGA
- a CDS encoding PepSY domain-containing protein, with protein MSSSHTFLKYTRLVHLYLGVFITPALLFFAFTGALQTFSLHETTRSSSYKPPVWAVVLGQIHKKQTTVVPVRKVPPPDKPEKSGDKPSDKLNDNPVERLADKPTTDKSQSASPSVATQFAPNASPKPSDAPTPKPHNALPLKIFFLIVAIGLFVSTLTGLYMSYKYIRNRILITAIFIAGVVIPVLLTIL; from the coding sequence ATGTCTTCTTCGCATACCTTTCTGAAGTACACCCGCCTGGTCCATCTCTATCTCGGCGTCTTCATCACCCCAGCCCTGCTCTTTTTCGCCTTCACCGGAGCTCTCCAGACCTTCAGCCTTCACGAAACTACCCGTAGCAGCAGCTACAAACCACCCGTTTGGGCCGTCGTCCTCGGCCAGATCCACAAGAAGCAAACCACCGTAGTCCCCGTCAGAAAGGTCCCACCCCCAGACAAACCGGAAAAGTCAGGCGATAAGCCATCCGATAAATTGAATGACAACCCCGTAGAGAGACTCGCAGACAAGCCCACAACCGACAAGTCTCAGTCGGCGTCACCCAGCGTCGCCACCCAGTTCGCGCCCAACGCCTCACCCAAGCCCTCCGACGCCCCCACGCCGAAGCCCCACAACGCCCTACCCCTGAAGATCTTCTTCCTCATCGTAGCTATCGGCCTCTTCGTCTCCACCCTCACCGGCCTGTACATGTCCTACAAGTACATCCGCAACCGAATCCTGATCACCGCCATCTTCATAGCTGGCGTCGTCATCCCCGTCCTGTTGACGATCCTCTAA
- a CDS encoding PEP-CTERM sorting domain-containing protein yields MKLHAAFLALVTLALLPAVSHADTISATVDTGSGTQIITPTLKGGADVFNYEVFNTDLFSTSLETFTATYTDLTGTLGVLNVTESCVAVTVVFRIVAPCKSVAFSFTDATLGDITVGTFLGLDASAKGNVASVNFDGSIGAGTGSFDFKAANSPVPEPGTLSLMATGLIGAAGVLRRKFATAS; encoded by the coding sequence ATGAAACTGCACGCCGCATTTCTCGCTCTGGTAACTCTCGCCCTTCTTCCAGCTGTTTCCCATGCAGACACGATCTCCGCCACCGTCGACACCGGATCCGGCACTCAAATCATCACGCCAACTCTCAAAGGCGGAGCCGACGTCTTCAACTACGAAGTCTTCAACACCGATCTCTTCAGCACCAGCCTCGAGACCTTTACCGCGACCTACACCGACCTCACCGGAACCCTCGGCGTCCTCAACGTCACCGAGTCTTGCGTCGCCGTCACCGTGGTCTTCAGAATTGTTGCGCCCTGCAAGAGTGTCGCGTTTTCGTTTACCGATGCGACCCTCGGGGACATCACCGTAGGAACGTTCCTCGGCCTCGACGCAAGCGCGAAGGGCAATGTAGCTTCAGTCAACTTCGACGGCAGTATCGGCGCAGGCACTGGCTCCTTTGACTTCAAAGCCGCCAACAGCCCCGTCCCGGAGCCAGGCACTCTTAGCCTCATGGCGACCGGACTGATCGGCGCTGCTGGAGTACTCCGCCGCAAGTTCGCAACAGCTTCCTAA
- a CDS encoding TerC/Alx family metal homeostasis membrane protein → MLAETPISHWIGFHLFIFALLAIELIYVRRHGPAKVHSTSIAATFLWIGAALAFAFFIFRTLGSHSATEYLAGYAIEESLSIDNLFLFLLLFQLFKIEPSHQPKVLFWGVTGAILMRGAFITAGLGLLARFQWISYVFAAILLLAAIRLVLPSDKKDETHTPRWIAWLSRLHPVSLRQDKFFVIEDGRRMITVLFLALIAIELTDVVFALDSIPAVLSITRHPFLAYTSNIMAVMGLRSLYFLLAHLLAKLRFLHYGLAAVLAFAALKMLSAHWFEIGPVLSLSTIVIILGFTITLSLLLRNKEATPANR, encoded by the coding sequence ATGCTCGCCGAAACTCCGATCAGCCACTGGATAGGCTTTCACCTCTTCATCTTCGCCCTCCTCGCGATCGAACTCATTTACGTCCGCCGCCATGGCCCGGCGAAGGTCCATTCCACCTCCATCGCCGCCACCTTCCTCTGGATCGGCGCCGCTCTCGCCTTCGCCTTCTTCATCTTCCGCACCCTCGGCAGCCACTCCGCAACCGAATACCTCGCCGGCTACGCCATCGAAGAGTCATTGTCTATCGACAACCTCTTCCTCTTCCTGCTCCTCTTCCAACTCTTCAAGATCGAGCCCAGCCACCAGCCCAAAGTCCTCTTCTGGGGGGTCACCGGAGCCATTCTCATGCGCGGCGCCTTCATCACCGCCGGCCTCGGTCTCCTCGCCCGCTTTCAATGGATCAGCTACGTCTTCGCCGCCATCCTGCTCCTTGCCGCCATTCGCCTCGTCCTGCCCTCCGACAAAAAAGACGAGACCCACACCCCACGCTGGATAGCCTGGCTCTCCCGCCTGCATCCCGTCAGCCTTCGTCAGGACAAGTTCTTCGTCATCGAAGACGGTCGCCGCATGATCACCGTCCTCTTCCTCGCCCTCATCGCCATCGAACTCACCGACGTCGTCTTCGCACTCGACTCCATCCCCGCCGTCCTCTCCATCACCCGCCATCCCTTCCTCGCCTATACCTCAAACATCATGGCGGTCATGGGTCTTCGCTCGCTCTACTTCCTCTTGGCCCACCTCCTCGCCAAACTTCGCTTTCTGCACTACGGACTCGCCGCGGTCCTCGCCTTCGCGGCACTCAAGATGCTCTCAGCCCACTGGTTTGAAATAGGCCCAGTCCTCTCCCTCAGCACAATCGTGATCATCCTCGGCTTCACAATCACTCTCTCGCTCCTGCTCCGCAATAAGGAAGCGACACCAGCGAACAGGTAA
- a CDS encoding DUF3761 domain-containing protein has protein sequence MKTAIRLMAVAAGLLGTQLALGQATPPAGSTGICKDGTYSTAASKQGACRGHQGVKEWYSAAAPAAAAPAAAAAPAPGPKAVQPAPATAPMTASAPAPAAKSSPSAKAAALPQAAGGGPGLVWVNTSSNVYHCYGSDYYGKTKAGAYMSEADAKAKGAHADHGKACTK, from the coding sequence ATGAAGACAGCGATTCGTTTGATGGCGGTTGCGGCGGGGCTTCTCGGGACACAGCTTGCTTTGGGCCAGGCGACACCACCAGCGGGATCCACCGGAATCTGTAAGGACGGGACCTATTCGACGGCGGCGAGCAAACAGGGCGCGTGCCGGGGACACCAGGGCGTGAAGGAGTGGTACTCGGCGGCTGCGCCAGCTGCTGCGGCACCTGCTGCTGCGGCTGCACCGGCTCCTGGCCCGAAGGCTGTTCAGCCAGCTCCTGCTACTGCGCCAATGACTGCCTCAGCTCCGGCTCCGGCTGCGAAGAGCTCGCCATCGGCGAAGGCGGCGGCGTTGCCTCAGGCGGCGGGTGGTGGTCCGGGGCTGGTGTGGGTGAATACGTCCAGCAATGTCTATCACTGCTACGGTAGCGACTACTACGGGAAGACCAAGGCTGGAGCGTATATGTCCGAGGCTGATGCGAAGGCCAAGGGCGCTCATGCGGATCATGGGAAGGCCTGCACGAAGTAG
- a CDS encoding M28 family peptidase: MSLSKRKNPRISILLLLVLLLAPELHAQKTNTQFSGQAAYNLTKQLLDVAPKRFNGSPGHLKAEEFIKQHFAPEAAKGNLETDTFTATTPAGLQTMHNYIVRFPGKKDGIIVLATHYETNYPLRDINFYGANDGAATTALLIEIGNVLRTHPPEGYSIWLLFDDGEEAVKEWSNSDSLYGTRHLAAKWANDGTLSKIKAFLLADMCADKDLNIDLDEMSTPWLRDMLKVAAKNTGHSAYIFKNDLPGLGDDHIPFRQRGVPVLDIIDLDYGPHTDATPDGYHHTDQDTLDKISAKSLQISGDLFLEMIRLINQRP; encoded by the coding sequence ATGAGCTTGTCGAAGCGAAAGAATCCGCGCATCTCGATTTTGCTGTTGCTCGTTCTCCTCCTGGCACCTGAACTCCACGCGCAGAAGACCAACACCCAATTCAGCGGACAAGCCGCCTACAACCTCACCAAACAACTCCTCGACGTCGCCCCCAAGCGATTCAACGGCTCCCCCGGCCACCTCAAAGCCGAGGAGTTCATCAAGCAACACTTCGCCCCTGAAGCCGCCAAGGGAAACCTAGAAACCGACACCTTCACCGCCACCACTCCCGCCGGCCTCCAGACGATGCACAACTACATCGTCCGCTTCCCCGGCAAAAAAGACGGCATCATCGTCCTCGCCACCCACTACGAGACCAACTACCCCCTCCGCGACATCAACTTCTACGGAGCCAACGACGGCGCCGCCACCACCGCCCTACTCATCGAGATCGGCAACGTCCTCCGCACCCATCCCCCTGAGGGCTACTCCATCTGGCTCCTGTTCGACGACGGCGAAGAGGCCGTCAAAGAGTGGTCCAACTCCGACTCCCTCTACGGCACTCGCCACCTGGCTGCCAAATGGGCCAACGACGGTACCCTGAGCAAGATCAAAGCCTTCCTCCTCGCCGACATGTGCGCGGACAAGGACCTTAACATCGATCTGGACGAGATGTCCACACCTTGGCTGCGCGACATGCTCAAAGTCGCCGCAAAAAATACAGGCCACTCCGCCTATATCTTCAAAAACGACCTCCCTGGCCTCGGCGACGATCACATCCCCTTCCGCCAGCGAGGCGTGCCAGTCCTCGACATCATCGACCTCGACTACGGCCCCCACACCGACGCCACACCCGACGGCTACCACCACACCGATCAGGACACCCTCGACAAGATCAGCGCCAAATCCCTTCAGATCTCCGGCGACCTCTTCCTCGAAATGATCCGCTTAATCAACCAGCGCCCCTGA
- the tatC gene encoding twin-arginine translocase subunit TatC: MADLVDSVRAAVTDRAELPGMSLMEHLTELRKRLIHSTVYLLIGFCIAYAFHVRLYGIIQKPLNDLHIALNYTHPTDPLNLYLKTALYGGIILASPFILYQVWLFIAPGMYANEKRYVIPFMAATIVLFLSGAWFGYHWVFPGALKVLIGGFGKNFNPVLTIEDYTNFFLAVILGLGVTFELPILIFFLALFGIVDAKFLVQHIRYAILAIFIIAAIICPTPDPIGMCLFASPMLVLYLIGVGIAFLVHPARRKAREAKKAA; this comes from the coding sequence ATGGCTGATCTGGTCGACAGCGTTCGGGCAGCGGTCACCGACCGCGCCGAACTTCCCGGCATGAGCCTCATGGAGCATCTCACCGAGCTCCGCAAGCGCCTCATTCACTCCACCGTCTACCTTTTGATCGGCTTCTGCATCGCCTATGCCTTTCACGTCCGGCTCTACGGCATCATTCAAAAGCCGCTCAACGACCTCCACATCGCCCTTAACTACACCCACCCCACCGATCCCCTCAACCTCTACCTCAAGACCGCCCTTTACGGCGGCATCATCCTCGCGTCACCCTTCATCCTCTATCAGGTCTGGCTCTTTATCGCGCCTGGAATGTACGCCAACGAGAAGCGCTACGTCATCCCCTTCATGGCCGCTACCATCGTCCTCTTCCTATCGGGCGCATGGTTCGGATACCACTGGGTCTTTCCCGGCGCGCTCAAGGTCCTCATCGGAGGCTTTGGCAAGAACTTCAACCCAGTGCTCACCATCGAGGATTACACCAACTTCTTTCTCGCCGTCATCCTCGGCCTGGGCGTCACCTTCGAGCTCCCCATCCTCATCTTCTTCCTCGCGCTCTTCGGCATCGTTGACGCGAAGTTCCTTGTCCAGCACATCCGCTACGCAATCCTCGCCATCTTCATCATTGCGGCCATCATCTGCCCCACGCCCGACCCCATCGGCATGTGTCTCTTCGCCAGCCCCATGCTGGTTCTCTATCTCATCGGCGTAGGCATCGCCTTCCTCGTCCACCCAGCCCGCCGCAAAGCCAGAGAGGCCAAAAAAGCCGCATGA